The sequence AAAGACTGTAAACCTGCACCCACACCTTTGTCAAGCACTGAGAAACTTTCAGCTTTTGATGGTGAGCTTCTAGAACCGGAAGATAGTACACGGTATAGAAGCGTTGTTGGGGCATTACAATATTTGACTCTTACAAGACCAGATATTTCTTTCTCAGTCAATAAAGTATGTCCGTATTTACATGCTCCAACTACAGTTCATTGGTCAACAGTAAAAAGAATTCTTAGATATGTCAAACACACCGTCAACATAGGGCTTGCATTTAGTAAGTCTTCATCTActttgttaagtgctttctcagatgcagactgggcaggatgTATTGATGATAGAAGATCAACTGGTGGCTTTGCAGTATTTTATGGTGCAAATCTAATTTCCTGGAGTTCAAGGAAACAAGCTACAATGTCTCGCTCAagcactgaggctgagtataaaTCGCTGGCAAATGCAACGGCAGAAGTCATTTGGGTGCAGTCACTATTGAGAGAATTGGGGATACCCACGAGACATACTCCATGtatatggtgtgataatcttggggcGACCTATTTGTTAGCTAATCATGTCTTTCATGCACGTACCAAGCACATTGAAATTGACTATTATTTTCTTAGAGAAAGGGTGGCAAGAAAACTACTTGATGTTCGTTTCGTGTCTTCAAAGGACCAGATGGCGGATGGATTCACTAAGGCTCTACCAGTTTGAAATATAGAAGACTTCAGACGCAATCTCACCTTAACCAAGGTGTGATTGAGGTGGGCTGTTAAGATATGTTAGAATCTTCTAGATGGTTTGTACGGTTGGTAGAGATAGGATGAATACCGAACCTGTTGAAATTGTTTCGTACGTCTCAAGTATGTAACGAACCCTTTCTTGTACGCAACGGATGGGGCTTTTCCATCCCTATATTAACACGTGACCGCGGCCTGCTACGGCAGGTATAAACGCTTCCAAACATACAATGGCTGCTGGCAATGGTGGGCGTGGCGGCGACTGCGGATTTGGATCCCACCTAGATCCGTCGTCGATTCTTCACTTGGATGGTTGGCGGCGCGATGAGGGCTCAGGTGAGGGGATGGAGGATCCCCGCTGAATTACCGGCAGCGGCATACGTCTTCATGGAAAAGCTCTTCACGGTTCCAGCGAGGCACGCGATCAGGACGACGTGGCTTCCGGTGAAAACCATGCCTAACTGCGGTCTTAGCGGACGATGGTGGAGTCTCTGATGTCGTCCTTCTCGAGACATCGTTGTTGCAGGTTAACTCGACCAGGATGTTTCGGCGAAAACCCTATATCTGGGTCTACCGGATTAGACAATGACGGTGTCTTCAGTGTCGTTCTCCCTTCTGGGGGCATCGTTTCAAAgcagtgctggctggaggggacaagaggaggagcggtgttacatctaccgcAAGGCCGACGACGGATCCCAGCGGCATGGAGCTGCGTTGTTTCGATGAAGGGCGTGTGTGGATGGATACGTGTAGGATGGTGGCGTTGTATGGCGCCATGGTGGCGCCGGCGGCAGGCCGAGCAAGGTTGCTGCGTCAGTACCTCCTTTGTAGATGTGTCGTGGAAGACGGTGGCAGCGGCCTCTGAAAGTGCGTCGGACCGTTGTGTGACTCAGTCCTAACATTGTGGCTTGGTTgggcatccggctttagatgttagcaTTTGatgtgatgtctgtttggtattcggctcggacattcggcaccctTCATCAAGGGGGCAGGAGTAGTGTCAGGTGttgccaagatgatggcttcagacttactgatgCATTACATTGTAAAATCTttgtaaataattaataaaatggcttcATGCATCGTCCACGTGCAGAAGCACGGATATAtcctcattttctaaaaaaatctaAGTGATGGTCGGCAGCAAAATATCTTTACTGGCATAAACAATGCATGCTTTTCAACTATTCTGAAGTGCCCGGTCGTCGTCCGTCCAAATATCCGTGCCTGAAATGTTATCATGCTAATCACCGACCTCGCTGAGCTCacattccaccaccgccgccatcggTCATGCATTAGCTGTTCCCCTAGGAGCATTACTGAGCTAAAGTCCACAAAGGCTACTAGCACCTAACAACAAACGTCAAATGTGAATTCTCAAGAAAGTATCTCAAGCTATAGTGGGTGCATCCGTCAAATGTGAAACGCTGCAAAAAAGAAAAACGTTGTTGACTAATTAATTAACGAGAAACAGGCCAATGTCGCAGAACTGCAGTACTTTTTAAAGGAAACTATATGTACTATCTCAGTAATAGCTGCATATATATGACTTCTAAAGATTTCCAAATTAAGAATCTAAAACATATAATATGTGACCATAGGCCAAGATTGGTGTTTTTTGTTATAGATAGAAAACATGATCCTCTTTCTCGAATACAAAATAACTGCAAACACTTGATACAAGGCAAAACACTTATTTAGCAAATTGCTCTGCCAATGAAGCGATTCCTATAATTTGGCTGCGAAACACTCGACACAGAGTTTTCAGTGGTTGTGTTAATCTATTTGGTCAGTTAAACAATTCAATCTTCAAAATGTTATCTCGAGTCGTCTTTCTTCAATGCAAAAATCAAAGAATTATTGGAATCGGTGAATCACTTTCTGTCATTGCGACGAATTGGTCTTTGCGGCATACTCCTGATGTTGCATTATGGAGATATTTGCACCTACGTTTAAATAAGTATATTTGCTTTGGTATATATCTTTTTGTGGCAACTGTGGTAGTCGTTATCATTCAACACCAAGTTCATGCAGATTTTTTGCATGATAAGACGATAGTGCTTCTACATGCGGGGAGCACTTGGTGAGTCTAATTGCTTGCTCGCTGCAGAATATACATTTCATGAACATAGGTGCCTtcctctataaatagagccctGCACAAACATTCATCTCACACACCACAAAGGTAAGACCTAGCCAAGACAAAAATCTCCAATAGCAATCCACTAGAAAACAAATAAAATACCAGCATCCATGGCTAAGCCACAGGCATTGGCTGCAGCACTGTTGCTTGTTCTGGTTGTGTCCCTCACGGCAATAGAGGGTGTTGATGGCATCTGTGGCATGTCAAATGATGAATTCAAGCTTTGCCAGCCCGCGGCAGCAGTTGAAAACCCAACAGACAGTCCGTCGGCTGAGTGTTGTGTCGCGCTTGGGAAGGCCAACATGTCATGCATTTGTCGCTACAAAGGCATCACCGACATATGGCTGAGGATGTACCACATCGACGCGGAGCGTGCTATGGCCCTGCCCGGCAAGTGCGGCCTCACCATGCCCAGTAACTGCTCGTGATGACCGGGTGCACTATCCATAGCATCTAACCGTCTGTCGGTCTAGATATGCATCAACATTAATATGGCTAAATAAGTGGAGGAGCACTTGAAAGGTCTTATTGTTGGTGTGTGATTTGAATTCTCTGCCTATCTCATTAGTTTATTGATAAAtggtagtatgtatatatgtatactgGAAGTGTAAGGAGGACAAAGGTGGCTTGCATGCAGTCCCATGAATTTAATATCTTAGGTGGTGAGCTTGTTATTACCCAAAAGTTGTGTGTTTTGAATGAACAAGTAAAAAGCGATCACAAGGTAATTTAAATATTGCAATCAACTATCAGAGCGGCCCATAGACATCCTTATAGTTGATTCTGCTTTCTCTTCAAATTATTAAGTCTCACAGCAACCTATTGTTGCAAATATATGCCCTACGAAGACATGAATCCACATCGGTTGAAATATTTCCATTGAAGTGCATTGGATTGTTGGTAAGTATCTACAACAACAGAAGACAGACTGCACTGAAACATAAGGTTGGCTACACATGACCATGGTCATTACATTTATCACCAGCTTCCCCTCTTCGATTCCATGAAACTCGGTGTCATCTTCGCACCAATAATCTTTGAGAGAGAAAACAAGTATTAAATCTAAACATTTGAGAGCTTGTACGTGAACAAATATAAATCTTTATTAGCAGTTTATTGGCGTTCCTCGATTGGTACATTGTCATGCCTTTGTATACTTCACCGCCTTATATATTACGTGACCATTAATTGATGTAATGCAGTGCAAATACCAACATGTACGATCTAAAAATACCAATAGATTATCACTCATGTCGTCATATATGTCCTTTCTGATCATGTTCCTATTGTTTTCGTGTTTAGTTATGTATTTTTCATATGAATAAGATGTTTAACTACACACTCGGAAGGGAATGTTGCTTATAATTTATTTACTAAATCATTCTCTCTTTGTCATTCTTATCGGTGGTTATTTTTCATGCTCAGGGTTCTTTTCTATATTTAAATTGCCCATCTATGGCAACAGTTCTATCTGTCACAAAGTGAGCGTAGCTAAATTCGGCAGGGAGCAAATGCACATTCTTGTTACCTGGTTTCAAATCATTGTGGAATGGATTTTATGTTAATATTTATTATATACCGGGACCTTCCCTACATGGTTTTTTGGAGAAAAGACAAATCAATAGTATATTCATTCTAAATTTCAAATACGAAGTGTTTTTTGGGGGTCTTGGAGACATTGTTCTGAACATCCGGATCAATGGTTTTTCCTCTATATGCTAGTAGTAGGTTTGGAAATTATAGAAACCCTAATGATTGTTTTAGTTATTGATCTGACCCTTGTGGATATGTAGAGTACAACGTGTGATTGGAGTCAACTACAAGTGGTACTTGATATTTTTACATTATTGTAGTTCTAACACCCCCTCAATAGTAACGGGAGCAAAGCGGGCGATTGCAACAAATTCTGAAGTCTTGTGTTTCTATCTTCTTTGCCATCATCAATTGTTCTCAGAGACCGCATCTTCCTTGccggagactgcaccttcacttcaccGGCCTTATCGTCGGCGCTCATAAAGACAGTGAATGAAGGAAGCGGTCCCAGGAAGGGAACAACAAGGGCTTGGATGCCGGCGGCAACTGTAGTTTTTCTGTTCTAaatgttcgaaatgtaatgaaagcCCACCGTGTTTGCATGAATATCGTCCGTTTATTTAAATTATATCCGAATTTAAATGAAATACAaccatgtttgcacgaatttcgtctggttagttTGGATGGTAGTTCGGATGACCGCTTTCCACATCTGTGTCCGCCGACGGATGCCGGAGAAAATTTGCAGGTCGCCGTTGGAGAATGGAAATGCCGTAAGTGATGGTCGGCAGATTTGCATAAACAATAGACGCTTTTCATTTATTAGTCCCGAGTGCCGGTCGACGTCCCTGCCAATTTCCATGCCCTGAAGAATGTTATCATGCTAAGCAAGACCCGGCTGAGCCGCTGAGCTCGACTTCCACACCCGCCGGCCGCCGCAATCAGTCATGCGTTGAGTCTAGCTGTTCCCCTGTACTGGCAGCATTACTGAGTTAAGTCGGCAAAAGCTAACACCCCAAGATCATGCCAATCTCAAGCTACAGTAGGTGCATGCGTCCAGTTCCGGTGTGTAATGCTTCAAGCTAGCGAACGTCGTACGTTGCGGCCGAACTGTAGTGATTTTTGTCTATACTTATCAAACGACACTAAATGTACTATCATCCTCTTTCATTACCTATGAACACATACCATGTTTTTAGAAGAAGAAAATAACTCTGA comes from Triticum aestivum cultivar Chinese Spring chromosome 5B, IWGSC CS RefSeq v2.1, whole genome shotgun sequence and encodes:
- the LOC123115764 gene encoding putative lipid-transfer protein DIR1, whose translation is MAKPQALAAALLLVLVVSLTAIEGVDGICGMSNDEFKLCQPAAAVENPTDSPSAECCVALGKANMSCICRYKGITDIWLRMYHIDAERAMALPGKCGLTMPSNCS